In one Kitasatospora cineracea genomic region, the following are encoded:
- the glgX gene encoding glycogen debranching protein GlgX translates to MTAWQELGAGAGRQERPAARWNGSAPRPDADPPWPGSWQPLGARFRTDPEGGRGTNFALWAPNAEAVDLCLFDERGRESRHRLAEQTYQTWHGYLPGVLPGTRYGFRVHGRWDPWTGARHNPAKLLLDPYARAIDGAYTAHDATCAAVRNWPERDVADTVRDDRDSAPYVPKAVVVDDADDWYDDQRPKTPWAETVLYELHVRGFTMRHPEVPPELRGTYAGLAHPAAVGHLVRLGVTAVELLPVHHHVSEDHLQARGLVNYWGYNTLGYFAPHAGYAATGSRGQQVGEFKRMVRALHAAGIEVILDVVYNHTAEQGVMGPMLSFRGIDNAGYYRPDRSRRGYADYTGCGNTLDTRRPQVIRLITDSLRYWVAEMGVDGFRFDLAAALARGGDGVEMEHPFLAAVSQDPLLSRVKLIAEPWDVGPGGYQVGGFPPLWGEWNDHYRDTVRDFWRGARPDVRELATRLSGSSDLYQRGGRRPYASVNFVTAHDGFTLRDLVSYDRKHNGANGEDNRDGTDDNRSWNHGAEGESDDPAVRALRLRQLRNLLTTLLLSSGVPMLTAGDEMGRTQGGNNNAYCQDNATSWLDWSLLDDPGWRSLAELTAKLVHLRRAHPVLRQRAFFSGRPAGPDGQRDLAWLTPAGREMTDADWFSPGQALAVRLSGSAMSERDQRGRELRDASFLLLLNAAPEPRRFTLPAPHVPLLDTALAGDPEPAEVTEVLLTGRSAVLLTAR, encoded by the coding sequence ATGACGGCGTGGCAGGAGCTGGGTGCGGGCGCGGGCCGTCAGGAGCGGCCGGCGGCCCGGTGGAACGGCTCGGCGCCCCGGCCCGACGCCGATCCGCCGTGGCCGGGCAGCTGGCAGCCGCTGGGGGCCCGGTTCCGCACCGACCCGGAGGGGGGCCGGGGCACCAACTTCGCGCTCTGGGCGCCGAACGCCGAGGCCGTCGACCTGTGCCTGTTCGACGAGCGCGGCCGGGAGAGCCGGCACCGGCTGGCCGAGCAGACGTACCAGACCTGGCACGGCTACCTGCCCGGCGTGCTGCCCGGCACCCGCTACGGCTTCCGGGTCCACGGCCGGTGGGACCCGTGGACCGGCGCCCGGCACAATCCCGCCAAGCTGCTGCTCGACCCGTACGCCCGGGCCATCGACGGCGCCTACACCGCGCACGACGCGACCTGCGCGGCCGTCCGCAACTGGCCCGAGCGGGACGTGGCGGACACCGTCCGGGACGACCGGGACTCCGCGCCGTACGTGCCCAAGGCCGTGGTGGTGGACGACGCCGACGACTGGTACGACGACCAGCGGCCGAAGACCCCGTGGGCCGAGACGGTGCTGTACGAGCTGCACGTGCGCGGCTTCACCATGCGCCACCCGGAGGTGCCGCCGGAGCTGCGCGGCACCTACGCGGGGCTGGCGCACCCGGCGGCGGTCGGGCACCTGGTGCGGCTGGGGGTGACGGCGGTGGAGCTGCTGCCGGTGCACCACCACGTCAGCGAGGACCACCTGCAGGCCCGCGGGCTGGTCAACTACTGGGGCTACAACACGCTCGGCTACTTCGCCCCGCACGCGGGCTACGCGGCCACCGGCAGCCGGGGCCAGCAGGTCGGCGAGTTCAAGCGGATGGTGCGGGCGCTGCACGCGGCGGGCATCGAGGTGATCCTCGACGTGGTCTACAACCACACCGCCGAGCAGGGCGTGATGGGCCCGATGCTGTCCTTCCGCGGCATCGACAACGCGGGCTACTACCGGCCGGACCGCTCCCGCCGCGGCTACGCCGACTACACCGGCTGCGGCAACACGCTGGACACCCGGCGGCCGCAGGTGATCCGGCTGATCACCGACTCGCTGCGGTACTGGGTCGCCGAGATGGGCGTGGACGGCTTCCGCTTCGACCTGGCGGCCGCGCTGGCCCGCGGCGGGGACGGCGTGGAGATGGAGCACCCGTTCCTGGCCGCGGTCTCGCAGGACCCGCTGCTCAGCCGGGTCAAGCTGATCGCCGAGCCGTGGGACGTCGGTCCGGGCGGCTACCAGGTGGGCGGCTTCCCGCCGCTGTGGGGCGAGTGGAACGACCACTACCGGGACACCGTCCGGGACTTCTGGCGCGGCGCCCGGCCGGACGTCCGCGAGCTGGCCACCCGGCTGTCCGGTTCCTCCGACCTGTACCAGCGCGGCGGGCGCCGCCCGTACGCCTCGGTCAACTTCGTCACCGCGCACGACGGCTTCACGCTGCGCGACCTGGTCAGTTACGACCGCAAGCACAACGGGGCCAACGGCGAGGACAACCGGGACGGCACCGACGACAACCGGTCCTGGAACCACGGCGCGGAGGGCGAGAGCGACGACCCGGCCGTCCGCGCGCTGCGGCTGCGCCAGCTGCGCAACCTGCTGACCACGCTGCTGCTCTCCAGCGGGGTGCCGATGCTGACCGCGGGCGACGAGATGGGGCGCACCCAGGGCGGCAACAACAACGCGTACTGCCAGGACAACGCGACGAGCTGGCTGGACTGGTCGCTGCTGGACGACCCCGGCTGGCGCTCGCTGGCCGAGCTGACCGCCAAGCTGGTGCACCTGCGCCGGGCGCACCCGGTGCTGCGGCAGCGGGCGTTCTTCTCCGGCCGCCCGGCCGGGCCGGACGGGCAGCGGGACCTGGCCTGGCTGACCCCGGCGGGCCGGGAGATGACGGACGCGGACTGGTTCTCGCCGGGGCAGGCGCTGGCGGTGCGGCTGTCCGGCAGCGCGATGTCCGAGCGCGACCAGCGGGGGCGGGAGCTGCGCGACGCGAGCTTCCTGCTGCTGCTGAACGCCGCCCCCGAGCCGCGGCGCTTCACCCTGCCCGCCCCGCACGTCCCGCTGCTGGACACCGCGCTGGCCGGGGACCCGGAGCCGGCCGAGGTGACGGAGGTGCTGCTGACGGGCCGTTCGGCGGTGCTGCTGACGGCCCGCTGA
- a CDS encoding family 2B encapsulin nanocompartment shell protein — translation MSVETEPAPEAQAAPQQSLSTTAARNLATTTKSKPQMQEISSRWLLRKLPWVHVSGGTYRLNRRLSYAVGRGRVGFAQTGSDVRVVPPTLREVPVLRGFEDDAVLEQLAERFVRREFTAGEVLVREGDPIAEVFLIAHGKVERIGTGKYGDPTVLAVHADGDHVGDEALTAPDGRWPYGVKAATAGTAMSLPRPAFQEVLDRSPALRAQLAAHLAGHAAAQNQHGEAEIRLSAGHEGEHDLPTAFVDYELAPREYELSVAQTVLRVHSRVADLYSKPMDQTEHQLRLTVEALRERQEHEIVNNPEFGLLANCAFDQRIHTRSGAPTPDDLDELLAMRRDTDYLFAHPKAIAAFGREANRRGVYFSTAEFGGHRVPAWRGVPLLPCGKIPVRSGATSIIAMRTGEENQGVVGLTQVGIPDEVEPGLNARFMGIDEKAVVNYLVSAYYSAAVLVPDALGVLENVEVDHPVS, via the coding sequence ATGTCGGTCGAGACCGAGCCCGCCCCCGAAGCCCAGGCCGCGCCGCAGCAGAGCCTGAGCACCACGGCCGCGCGCAACCTCGCCACCACGACCAAGTCCAAGCCGCAGATGCAGGAGATCAGCTCCCGCTGGCTGCTGCGCAAGCTCCCGTGGGTGCACGTCTCCGGCGGCACCTACCGGCTCAACCGGCGCCTGTCGTACGCGGTCGGCCGCGGCCGGGTCGGCTTCGCGCAGACCGGCTCGGACGTCCGGGTGGTGCCGCCGACCCTGCGCGAGGTCCCGGTGCTGCGCGGCTTCGAGGACGACGCGGTGCTGGAGCAGCTCGCCGAGCGCTTCGTGCGGCGCGAGTTCACCGCCGGCGAGGTGCTGGTGCGCGAGGGCGACCCGATCGCCGAGGTGTTCCTGATCGCGCACGGCAAGGTCGAGCGGATCGGCACCGGCAAGTACGGCGACCCCACCGTGCTGGCCGTGCACGCCGACGGCGACCACGTCGGCGACGAGGCGCTCACCGCCCCCGACGGCCGCTGGCCCTACGGCGTCAAGGCCGCCACCGCGGGCACCGCGATGTCGCTGCCCCGGCCCGCCTTCCAGGAGGTGCTGGACCGCTCCCCGGCCCTGCGGGCGCAGCTCGCCGCCCACCTGGCCGGGCACGCCGCCGCGCAGAACCAGCACGGCGAGGCCGAGATCCGCCTGTCGGCCGGCCACGAGGGCGAGCACGACCTGCCGACCGCCTTCGTCGACTACGAACTCGCCCCGCGCGAGTACGAGTTGAGCGTCGCCCAGACCGTGCTGCGGGTGCACAGCCGGGTCGCCGACCTGTACAGCAAGCCGATGGACCAGACCGAGCACCAGCTCCGGCTCACCGTCGAGGCGCTGCGCGAGCGCCAGGAGCACGAGATCGTCAACAACCCGGAGTTCGGCCTGCTCGCCAACTGCGCCTTCGACCAGCGGATCCACACCCGCTCCGGCGCGCCCACCCCGGACGACCTGGACGAACTGCTGGCGATGCGCCGCGACACCGACTACCTGTTCGCCCACCCGAAGGCGATCGCCGCGTTCGGCCGGGAGGCCAACCGGCGCGGCGTCTACTTCTCCACCGCGGAGTTCGGCGGCCACCGCGTCCCGGCCTGGCGCGGCGTGCCGCTGCTGCCCTGCGGCAAGATCCCGGTCCGCTCCGGCGCCACCTCGATCATCGCGATGCGCACCGGCGAGGAGAACCAGGGCGTGGTCGGCCTCACCCAGGTCGGCATCCCCGACGAGGTCGAACCCGGCCTGAACGCCCGCTTCATGGGCATCGACGAGAAGGCCGTGGTCAACTACCTGGTCTCGGCGTACTACTCGGCCGCGGTCCTGGTCCCGGACGCGCTGGGCGTGCTGGAGAACGTCGAGGTCGACCACCCGGTGTCCTGA
- a CDS encoding ABC transporter ATP-binding protein — protein sequence MAENQNPAPPTPADSNTPSTDGASGSPGPVPRSAVRSLLRLWPYAREARWRIFGSMAAAGLASLSVLAVPIVLRRIVDGPVAHRSMSGLWPLAGALLLLGVAEAVLFGVRRVIVARPLAKVETRLRGELFAKLQRLPISFHDRWPSGQLLSRATSDLFVLRLFLAFPLVFLVVNSTVFLTGTALMFVLDWRLALITLLPAIPLMFFTRRFEAGYSAASRLAQDQNGDLATVVEESVLGIRILKAFGRHRTMAEEFRRHSADLRETELRKAGLLGNLWAVIVGLPELALGGALAAGAVLVAHDQLSVGTLVAFLSTALALRWPVESIGWLLGFAAEAASAANRYFEVMDEPEPADPPSGTAPADDRGIRFTGVRFRYPDAPAGTPDLLAGVDLHVRPGETLALVGATGSGKTTLTALLPRLYEPTAGSITLDGTDIRDLDRAELRREVAVAFEEPTLFSATVRENVLMGAPGAGPGQVAAALATAQAGFVDKLPAGLDTEVGEQGLSLSGGQRQRLALARAVVGEPRFLVLDDPLSALDVHTEALVERALRQVLADTTALVVAHRPSTVLLADRVALLADGRIAAVGTHQELLRSCPAYRALMSGEPELEGALAR from the coding sequence ATGGCCGAGAACCAGAACCCCGCTCCGCCCACCCCCGCGGATTCGAACACCCCGTCAACCGACGGCGCCTCAGGTTCGCCCGGACCGGTACCCCGGTCCGCGGTGCGCTCGCTGCTGCGCCTGTGGCCCTACGCGCGCGAGGCCCGCTGGCGGATCTTCGGCTCGATGGCCGCCGCCGGGCTCGCCTCGCTCAGCGTGCTGGCCGTCCCGATCGTGCTGCGCCGGATCGTCGACGGCCCGGTCGCCCACCGCAGCATGTCCGGCCTGTGGCCGCTGGCCGGCGCCCTGCTGCTGCTCGGCGTCGCCGAGGCCGTGCTGTTCGGCGTCCGCCGGGTGATCGTGGCCCGCCCGCTGGCGAAGGTGGAGACCAGGCTGCGCGGCGAGCTGTTCGCCAAGCTGCAGCGGCTGCCGATCTCCTTCCACGACCGCTGGCCGTCCGGCCAGCTGCTCTCCCGGGCCACCTCGGACCTGTTCGTGCTGCGGCTGTTCCTGGCCTTCCCGCTGGTCTTCCTGGTCGTCAACTCCACCGTCTTCCTGACCGGCACCGCACTGATGTTCGTGCTGGACTGGCGGCTCGCCCTGATCACCCTGCTCCCGGCGATCCCGCTGATGTTCTTCACCCGCCGCTTCGAGGCCGGGTACTCGGCCGCCTCCCGGCTCGCCCAGGACCAGAACGGGGACCTCGCCACCGTGGTCGAGGAGTCGGTGCTCGGCATCCGGATCCTCAAGGCGTTCGGCCGGCACCGCACCATGGCCGAGGAGTTCCGCCGCCACAGCGCCGACCTGCGCGAGACCGAGCTGCGCAAGGCCGGCCTGCTCGGCAACCTGTGGGCGGTCATCGTCGGCCTGCCCGAGCTCGCCCTCGGCGGCGCCCTGGCCGCCGGCGCCGTCCTGGTCGCCCACGACCAGCTCTCGGTCGGCACCCTGGTCGCCTTCCTGTCCACCGCGCTGGCCCTGCGCTGGCCGGTCGAGTCGATCGGCTGGCTGCTCGGCTTCGCCGCCGAGGCCGCCAGCGCCGCCAACCGCTACTTCGAGGTGATGGACGAACCGGAGCCGGCCGACCCCCCGTCCGGCACCGCCCCGGCCGACGACCGCGGCATCCGCTTCACCGGCGTCCGCTTCCGCTACCCCGACGCGCCCGCCGGCACCCCCGACCTGCTGGCCGGCGTCGACCTGCACGTCCGCCCCGGCGAGACGCTCGCCCTGGTCGGCGCCACCGGCAGCGGCAAGACCACCCTCACCGCGCTGCTCCCCCGGCTGTACGAGCCCACCGCCGGCTCGATCACCCTGGACGGCACCGACATCCGCGACCTCGACCGCGCCGAGCTGCGCCGCGAGGTCGCCGTCGCGTTCGAGGAGCCGACGCTGTTCTCCGCCACCGTCCGGGAGAACGTCCTGATGGGCGCCCCCGGCGCCGGCCCCGGGCAGGTCGCCGCCGCCCTGGCCACCGCGCAGGCCGGCTTCGTCGACAAGCTCCCCGCGGGCCTGGACACCGAGGTCGGCGAGCAGGGCCTGAGCCTGTCCGGCGGCCAGCGCCAGCGCCTGGCGCTGGCCCGCGCCGTGGTCGGCGAGCCCCGCTTCCTGGTCCTGGACGACCCGCTGTCCGCGCTCGACGTGCACACCGAGGCGCTGGTCGAGCGCGCCCTGCGGCAGGTCCTGGCCGACACCACCGCCCTGGTCGTCGCGCACCGCCCGTCCACGGTGCTGCTCGCCGACCGGGTCGCGCTGCTCGCCGACGGCCGGATCGCCGCCGTCGGCACCCACCAGGAGCTGCTGCGCTCCTGTCCCGCCTACCGGGCCCTGATGTCCGGCGAGCCCGAGCTGGAAGGGGCGCTGGCCCGATGA
- a CDS encoding ABC transporter ATP-binding protein — protein MTTAVAEPAADEDDLLLEAADDQDIPVPPGAPRALLGSLLAPHRRRIAVAVLAVLLQQAALQAGPLLVAYAIDRGIPALRGHDAGPLIAVTASYLGCALLATLLQRAFIRVAARINQDVLLDLRGRIFRHAQRLSLDFHERYTSGRIISRATSDVDTLRELLAEGLQELLMVCLSVGYITVVLVVVDWRLGLAALVSFLPMYLVVRSFRRRSQQVYRRSRTAVASLIVRFTETMNGIRPVQAFRREAANDKAFATVNRQSATATADGLLEMARYVFLSRLTANVWITGVVVLGAFLVTDGSLELGVLTAFVLYLRRLYDPIDQLAMFLNSYQSAAAALEKMAGLLAHEPSVPEPAEPAELPAAAGKGREVGFRSVSFAYANGKQVLPPFDLVLPAGRTTAVVGATGAGKSTLAKLLARFYDPTSGSVALDGVDLRELSTDELRANVVMVTQESFLFSGTVAENIAVGKPDATRAEIEAAARAIGAHAFIAALPDGYDTDVRKRGGRISAGQRQLVAFARALLADPAVLILDEATSSLDVPGEQAVQHAMRTVLAGRTAVIIAHRLSTVEIADRVLVMDQGRVIEDGTPAALIAGEGRFATLHRTWRDSLV, from the coding sequence ATGACCACCGCCGTCGCCGAACCCGCCGCCGACGAGGACGACCTGCTCCTGGAGGCCGCCGACGACCAGGACATCCCCGTCCCGCCCGGCGCCCCGCGCGCCCTGCTCGGCTCGCTGCTGGCCCCGCACCGCCGCCGGATCGCGGTCGCGGTGCTCGCCGTGCTGCTCCAGCAGGCCGCCCTGCAGGCCGGGCCGCTGCTGGTCGCCTACGCCATCGACCGCGGCATCCCGGCGCTGCGCGGCCACGACGCCGGCCCGCTGATCGCCGTCACCGCCTCGTACCTGGGCTGCGCGCTGCTCGCCACCCTGCTGCAGCGGGCGTTCATCCGGGTCGCCGCCCGGATCAACCAGGACGTCCTGCTGGACCTGCGCGGCCGGATCTTCCGGCACGCCCAGCGGCTCAGCCTCGACTTCCACGAGCGCTACACCTCCGGCCGGATCATCTCGCGCGCCACCAGCGACGTGGACACCCTGCGCGAGCTGCTCGCCGAGGGCCTGCAGGAACTGCTGATGGTCTGCCTGTCGGTCGGCTACATCACGGTCGTGCTGGTGGTGGTGGACTGGCGCCTGGGCCTGGCCGCGCTGGTCTCCTTCCTGCCGATGTACCTGGTCGTCCGGTCCTTCCGGCGCCGCTCCCAGCAGGTCTACCGGCGCTCCCGCACCGCCGTCGCCTCGCTGATCGTCCGCTTCACCGAGACCATGAACGGCATCCGCCCGGTGCAGGCGTTCCGCCGCGAGGCCGCCAACGACAAGGCGTTCGCCACCGTCAACCGGCAGTCCGCCACCGCCACCGCGGACGGCCTGCTGGAGATGGCCCGGTACGTCTTCCTCTCCCGGCTGACGGCCAACGTCTGGATCACCGGCGTGGTCGTGCTCGGCGCCTTCCTGGTCACCGACGGCAGCCTCGAACTCGGCGTGCTGACCGCCTTCGTGCTCTACCTGCGCCGCCTGTACGACCCGATCGACCAGCTGGCGATGTTCCTCAACAGCTACCAGTCCGCGGCCGCCGCGCTGGAGAAGATGGCCGGCCTGCTCGCCCACGAGCCGTCCGTCCCCGAGCCCGCCGAACCGGCCGAACTGCCCGCCGCCGCGGGCAAGGGCCGCGAGGTCGGCTTCCGCTCGGTCTCCTTCGCCTACGCCAACGGCAAGCAGGTGCTCCCGCCGTTCGACCTGGTGCTCCCCGCCGGGCGGACCACCGCCGTGGTCGGCGCCACCGGCGCGGGCAAGTCCACCCTGGCCAAGCTGCTCGCCCGCTTCTACGACCCCACCTCCGGCTCCGTCGCCCTCGACGGCGTCGACCTGCGCGAGCTCTCCACCGACGAGCTGCGGGCCAACGTCGTGATGGTGACCCAGGAGTCCTTCCTGTTCTCCGGGACGGTCGCCGAGAACATCGCCGTCGGCAAGCCCGACGCCACCCGCGCCGAGATCGAGGCCGCGGCCCGGGCGATCGGCGCCCACGCCTTCATCGCCGCCCTGCCCGACGGCTACGACACCGACGTCCGCAAGCGCGGCGGCCGGATCTCGGCCGGCCAGCGCCAGCTGGTCGCCTTCGCCCGCGCCCTGCTCGCCGACCCGGCCGTGCTGATCCTGGACGAGGCCACCTCCTCGCTGGACGTCCCCGGCGAGCAGGCCGTCCAGCACGCCATGCGCACGGTGCTGGCCGGGCGGACCGCGGTGATCATCGCCCACCGCCTGTCCACCGTCGAGATCGCCGACCGGGTGCTGGTGATGGACCAGGGCCGGGTGATCGAGGACGGCACCCCCGCCGCCCTGATCGCGGGCGAGGGCCGCTTCGCCACCCTGCACCGGACCTGGCGGGACAGCCTGGTCTGA
- a CDS encoding discoidin domain-containing protein encodes MVVSRRTFLQAATAAGALGATGLGLGPGAGTAHAASAPGDVVGKVTVGYQGWFACPGDGAPINGWWHWARNWGAAPSPSNSAIVAWPDVRDYPKAYPTAFANLNNGQQASLFSSYDQSTVDVHFRWMKQYGIDTAALQRFNPTGGEGPTRDAMAGRVRSAAESQGVKFYVMYDVSDWTTMQSDIKADWTGKMRAHTASPAYARQNGKPVVCIWGFGFNDNQRPFTPEQCLDVLNWFKAQGCYVIGGVPTWWRTGDRDSRAGFSDVYHAFDMLSPWLVGRIGSAADADNFYTVATVPDLAECNAHGIDYQPCVLPGGVGDRQRAHGDFMWRQFYNMARAGVASAYVSMFDEYNEGNQIAKTAESRAWVPAGSGFLALDEDGTACSSDYYLRLTGDGGRMLKGQLPVTAARPTPPFPNAPDTTAPSAPGGLRVTGQSDTTVALAWNAATDDVGVTGYRVRVGGTAAATATATSCTVTGLSPATAYTFDVQALDAAGNASAPSGQVTATTSAATVPTGNLALHRPAAESSHTQGYAAGNAVDGDPNSYWESANNAFPQWLQTDLGSALPVRRVVLSVPPAAAWAARTQTVELQGSTDGTTFTRLLPPAGHLFDPASGNTATLTLPAGTNTRHLRLVFTANTGWPAGQVAELQVYAA; translated from the coding sequence ATGGTGGTATCCCGACGGACGTTCCTGCAGGCGGCGACGGCGGCCGGCGCACTCGGGGCGACGGGCCTGGGCCTCGGCCCCGGCGCGGGCACGGCGCACGCCGCGAGCGCGCCGGGCGACGTGGTCGGCAAGGTGACGGTCGGCTACCAGGGCTGGTTCGCCTGCCCGGGCGACGGCGCGCCGATCAACGGCTGGTGGCACTGGGCCCGGAACTGGGGCGCCGCCCCCTCCCCGTCGAACAGCGCGATCGTCGCCTGGCCGGACGTCCGCGACTACCCGAAGGCGTACCCCACCGCCTTCGCGAACCTGAACAACGGCCAGCAGGCTTCCCTGTTCTCGTCCTACGACCAGTCCACCGTCGACGTGCACTTCCGCTGGATGAAGCAGTACGGCATCGACACCGCCGCCCTGCAGCGCTTCAACCCGACCGGCGGCGAGGGCCCGACCCGGGACGCGATGGCCGGCAGGGTGCGCAGCGCCGCGGAGTCGCAGGGCGTCAAGTTCTACGTCATGTACGACGTCTCGGACTGGACCACCATGCAGTCCGACATCAAGGCCGACTGGACGGGCAAGATGCGCGCCCACACCGCCTCGCCCGCGTACGCCCGGCAGAACGGCAAACCGGTGGTGTGCATCTGGGGCTTCGGCTTCAACGACAACCAGCGCCCGTTCACCCCGGAGCAGTGCCTGGACGTGCTCAACTGGTTCAAGGCGCAGGGCTGTTACGTGATCGGCGGGGTGCCGACCTGGTGGCGCACCGGCGACCGGGACTCCCGGGCCGGCTTCTCGGACGTCTACCACGCCTTCGACATGCTCTCGCCGTGGCTGGTCGGCCGGATCGGCAGCGCGGCGGACGCCGACAACTTCTACACCGTGGCGACCGTCCCGGACCTGGCGGAGTGCAACGCGCACGGCATCGACTACCAGCCGTGCGTGCTGCCCGGCGGGGTGGGCGACCGGCAGCGGGCGCACGGCGACTTCATGTGGCGGCAGTTCTACAACATGGCCCGCGCCGGGGTGGCGTCCGCCTACGTCTCGATGTTCGACGAGTACAACGAGGGCAACCAGATCGCCAAGACCGCCGAGTCCCGGGCCTGGGTCCCGGCCGGGTCCGGGTTCCTGGCGCTGGACGAGGACGGCACGGCCTGCTCCTCGGACTACTACCTGCGGCTGACCGGCGACGGCGGCCGGATGCTCAAGGGGCAGCTGCCGGTGACGGCGGCCCGCCCGACCCCGCCGTTCCCGAACGCCCCGGACACCACCGCCCCGAGCGCGCCGGGCGGCCTGCGCGTCACCGGGCAGAGCGACACCACGGTGGCGCTGGCCTGGAACGCCGCCACCGACGACGTCGGCGTCACCGGCTACCGGGTCCGGGTCGGCGGCACGGCCGCGGCCACCGCCACGGCGACCTCGTGCACCGTCACCGGCCTCTCCCCCGCCACCGCCTACACCTTCGACGTGCAGGCCCTGGACGCGGCGGGCAACGCCTCCGCCCCCTCCGGCCAGGTCACCGCGACCACCTCCGCCGCCACCGTCCCCACCGGCAACCTGGCGCTGCACCGGCCCGCCGCGGAGAGCAGCCACACCCAGGGCTACGCCGCGGGCAACGCGGTGGACGGCGACCCGAACAGCTACTGGGAGAGCGCCAACAACGCCTTCCCGCAGTGGCTGCAGACCGACCTCGGCTCGGCCCTGCCGGTGCGCCGGGTCGTCCTCTCCGTCCCGCCCGCCGCCGCCTGGGCCGCCCGCACCCAGACCGTGGAACTCCAGGGCAGCACCGACGGAACCACCTTCACCCGCCTGCTGCCGCCCGCCGGACACCTCTTCGACCCGGCGAGCGGCAACACCGCGACGCTCACCCTCCCCGCCGGAACGAACACCCGCCACCTGCGCCTGGTGTTCACCGCGAACACCGGCTGGCCGGCCGGCCAGGTCGCCGAACTCCAGGTCTACGCCGCGTAG
- a CDS encoding ABC transporter transmembrane domain-containing protein, which translates to MNDPTAGDPGEPDVRSPLRYLVWLATSQLRRSLAGTCYGTAWMLGLTVQPYLLSRAVDDGLRTGRTGTVLGWAAAMLGFGLLSLVLAWCRHRTMTLVRNDATFRTVRVVLRHSTRLGAALPRQVSAGEVVTIGISDVVRMSLALTFVGPGVGAVVCYLAVAAILLTLSPLLALVVLLGLPLLGLVVRPLLARQQRVETDYRERQGLLTARFADLAGGLRVLNGLGGKDVYAARYRADSQRLRAEGYRVGAVTSWIQALGSGLPVLLLAAVTWIGARLAVAGQLTPGQLAAVFGYAAVLVAPVYFLLESSQDISRALVCARRVVDFLALAPEPDTGTAQPPARGAGLTDPESGVRLAPGELTALASARPADSAAVAERLARLDAATAAELGGTPLTELPLAAVRDRIALAENEAALFAGTLRETVRGRTGADDAVLLAAIDAAAARDVHDALPGGLDAPVAADGRNLSGGQRQRLRLARALTADPEVLLAVEPTSAVDAHTEAAMADGLRAARSGRTTLVTSTSPLLLDRADTVHYLVDGKVAATGTHRALLHDRPDYRALVARDTETLAEEPS; encoded by the coding sequence GTGAACGATCCGACGGCCGGCGACCCCGGCGAACCCGACGTCCGCAGTCCGTTGCGCTACCTGGTGTGGCTGGCCACCAGCCAGCTGCGCCGCTCGCTGGCCGGCACCTGCTACGGCACCGCCTGGATGCTCGGCCTGACCGTCCAGCCCTACCTGCTCTCCCGCGCGGTGGACGACGGCCTGCGCACCGGGCGGACCGGCACCGTGCTCGGCTGGGCCGCCGCGATGCTCGGTTTCGGCCTGCTCTCCCTGGTGCTCGCCTGGTGCCGGCACCGCACCATGACGCTGGTCCGCAACGACGCCACCTTCCGCACCGTCCGCGTGGTGCTGCGGCACAGCACCCGGCTGGGCGCGGCGCTGCCCCGGCAGGTGTCCGCGGGCGAGGTGGTCACCATCGGCATCTCCGACGTGGTCCGGATGTCCCTGGCGCTGACCTTCGTCGGGCCCGGGGTCGGCGCGGTGGTCTGCTACCTGGCCGTCGCCGCGATCCTGCTCACCCTCTCCCCGCTGCTGGCCCTGGTGGTGCTGCTCGGCCTGCCGCTGCTCGGCCTGGTCGTGCGCCCGCTGCTCGCCCGCCAGCAGCGGGTCGAGACCGACTACCGGGAGCGGCAGGGCCTCCTCACCGCCCGCTTCGCGGACCTGGCCGGCGGGCTGCGGGTGCTGAACGGCCTCGGCGGCAAGGACGTGTACGCCGCCCGCTACCGGGCCGACTCGCAGCGACTGCGCGCCGAGGGCTACCGGGTCGGCGCGGTCACCAGCTGGATCCAGGCCCTCGGCTCCGGCCTGCCCGTGCTGCTGCTGGCCGCCGTCACCTGGATCGGCGCCCGGCTCGCGGTCGCGGGGCAGCTGACGCCCGGCCAGCTCGCCGCGGTCTTCGGGTACGCGGCCGTGCTGGTCGCCCCAGTGTACTTCCTGCTGGAGAGCAGCCAGGACATCAGCCGCGCCCTGGTCTGCGCCCGCCGGGTCGTCGACTTCCTCGCGCTCGCCCCCGAGCCGGACACCGGCACCGCGCAACCGCCTGCGCGGGGAGCCGGGTTGACCGACCCGGAGTCCGGCGTCCGGCTCGCCCCCGGCGAGCTGACCGCGCTGGCCTCGGCCCGCCCGGCCGACAGCGCCGCCGTCGCCGAACGCCTGGCCCGGCTCGACGCCGCCACCGCCGCCGAGCTCGGCGGCACCCCGCTCACCGAGCTGCCGCTGGCCGCCGTCCGCGACCGGATCGCGCTCGCCGAGAACGAGGCCGCGCTGTTCGCCGGCACCCTGCGCGAGACCGTCCGCGGCCGCACCGGGGCCGACGACGCCGTCCTGCTGGCCGCGATCGACGCCGCCGCCGCCCGCGACGTGCACGACGCGCTGCCCGGCGGCCTGGACGCCCCGGTCGCCGCCGACGGCCGCAACCTCTCCGGCGGCCAGCGCCAACGCCTGCGGCTGGCAAGGGCGTTGACCGCCGACCCGGAGGTGCTGCTGGCCGTCGAGCCGACCTCCGCGGTGGACGCCCACACCGAGGCCGCGATGGCCGACGGCCTGCGCGCCGCCCGCTCCGGCCGCACCACCCTGGTCACCAGCACCTCCCCGCTGCTGCTCGACCGGGCCGACACCGTCCACTACCTGGTCGACGGCAAGGTCGCCGCCACCGGCACCCACCGCGCGCTGCTGCACGACCGGCCCGACTACCGCGCCCTGGTCGCCCGCGACACCGAGACCCTCGCCGAGGAGCCGAGTTGA